One window from the genome of Halictus rubicundus isolate RS-2024b chromosome 7, iyHalRubi1_principal, whole genome shotgun sequence encodes:
- the LOC143355428 gene encoding odorant receptor 10-like isoform X3, whose product MTLNDIVVQLTFCFSLLLYAVRYVTSLLTFSTSKYVVENMQKDYDALKDPVELKLLMKYSITAKRMVQLYFALTCCGTAGVFITLGISTVLQSDLQLHFLHLLGFYFNEKSQRTNLTCWYVIMVEAFGLLTVTCTEGSITVFSTYLSGLLEIASYRMRNTVNSVANSDALNVIDLRPIVEIHCKVIKHSKKYANDMMITSLVMVIVVVLAFGVNLYRLFMTITLAGKYDEVLLTMYFVGAYLSFIGGNNYSGQILLDSGVNFYHETYNSLWYRIPPRMQKMVLLALMRSQVSVEFNLAGLFVPCYEGLTMMLSSSFSYFTLLCSVQ is encoded by the exons ATGACGCTAAACGACATAGTTGTGCAGCTGACGTTCTGTTTTTCGTTATTACTGTACGCTGTACGATACGTTACTTCTCTTTTGACATTTTCAACG TCAAAATATGTAGTGGAAAATATGCAAAAAGATTATGACGCGTTGAAAGATCCTGTTGAGCTCAAGCTGTTAATGAAATATTCGATAACAGCGAAGCGCATGGTGCAGTTATACTTCG CTCTAACGTGTTGCGGTACAGCAGGTGTATTTATAACATTAGGAATAAGTACAGTTCTGCAGTCAGATCTTCAACTTCACTTTCTGCATCTCTTGGGATTCTATTTTAATGAGAAAAGCCAGCGAACTAATTTGACTTGTTGGTACGTCATAATGGTAGAAGCGTTCGGTTTATTAACGGTAACGTGTACGGAAGGATCGATTACTGTTTTTTCCACCTATCTAAGTGGGTTGTTGGAAATCGCCAG TTACCGAATGCGCAATACAGTAAACAGCGTGGCAAATTCCGATGCGTTGAATGTAATAGACTTACGGCCAATTGTGGAAATTCACTGTAAAGTTATAAA ACACTCTAAGAAATATGCGAATGACATGATGATAACGTCTTTAGTGATGGTGATAGTAGTTGTTCTCGCGTTCGGTGTAAATTTATATCGT CTCTTCATGACTATCACTTTGGCAGGGAAATATGACGAAGTGTTGCTTACCATGTATTTCGTAGGAGCATATCTGTCGTTTATAGGCGGAAACAATTATAGTGGGCAAATATTGTTGGACAGTGGTGTTAACTTTTACCACGAAAC ATACAATTCGTTATGGTATCGTATACCACCAAGAATGCAAAAGATGGTGTTACTCGCATTGATGAGATCTCAGGTGTCAGTAGAGTTTAATCTTGCCGGTTTATTCGTACCGTGTTACGAAGGCTTGACGATG ATGTTAAGCTCGTCTTTTTCCTATTTTACTCTCCTTTGTTCGGTGCAGTAA
- the LOC143355428 gene encoding uncharacterized protein LOC143355428 isoform X2 encodes MEVFQGNYKFYYSLMCTVGLWPYKNSFLTKIYRSIVVLMLCGCIVNQLSTLRNTNMTLNDIVVQLTFCFSLLLYAVRYVTSLLTFSTSKYVVENMQKDYDALKDPVELKLLMKYSITAKRMVQLYFALTCCGTAGVFITLGISTVLQSDLQLHFLHLLGFYFNEKSQRTNLTCWYVIMVEAFGLLTVTCTEGSITVFSTYLSGLLEIASYRMRNTVNSVANSDALNVIDLRPIVEIHCKVIKHSKKYANDMMITSLVMVIVVVLAFGVNLYRLFMTITLAGKYDEVLLTMYFVGAYLSFIGGNNYSGQILLDSGVNFYHETYNFLQNEQLMVDSYLLM; translated from the exons ATGGAAGTGTTTCAAGGAaactataaattttattattctttgatgTGCACCGTTGGACTCTGGCCCTACAAGAATTCTTTTCTAACAAAGATCTATAGATCCATTGTTGTTCTGATGCTATGCGGCTGTATAGTGAATCAG ctGTCCACGCTAAGAAACACTAATATGACGCTAAACGACATAGTTGTGCAGCTGACGTTCTGTTTTTCGTTATTACTGTACGCTGTACGATACGTTACTTCTCTTTTGACATTTTCAACG TCAAAATATGTAGTGGAAAATATGCAAAAAGATTATGACGCGTTGAAAGATCCTGTTGAGCTCAAGCTGTTAATGAAATATTCGATAACAGCGAAGCGCATGGTGCAGTTATACTTCG CTCTAACGTGTTGCGGTACAGCAGGTGTATTTATAACATTAGGAATAAGTACAGTTCTGCAGTCAGATCTTCAACTTCACTTTCTGCATCTCTTGGGATTCTATTTTAATGAGAAAAGCCAGCGAACTAATTTGACTTGTTGGTACGTCATAATGGTAGAAGCGTTCGGTTTATTAACGGTAACGTGTACGGAAGGATCGATTACTGTTTTTTCCACCTATCTAAGTGGGTTGTTGGAAATCGCCAG TTACCGAATGCGCAATACAGTAAACAGCGTGGCAAATTCCGATGCGTTGAATGTAATAGACTTACGGCCAATTGTGGAAATTCACTGTAAAGTTATAAA ACACTCTAAGAAATATGCGAATGACATGATGATAACGTCTTTAGTGATGGTGATAGTAGTTGTTCTCGCGTTCGGTGTAAATTTATATCGT CTCTTCATGACTATCACTTTGGCAGGGAAATATGACGAAGTGTTGCTTACCATGTATTTCGTAGGAGCATATCTGTCGTTTATAGGCGGAAACAATTATAGTGGGCAAATATTGTTGGACAGTGGTGTTAACTTTTACCACGAAAC ATACAACTTTTTACAGAACGAGCAGCTGATGGTGGACTCGTATTTATTGATGTAA
- the LOC143355428 gene encoding uncharacterized protein LOC143355428 isoform X1, translated as MEVFQGNYKFYYSLMCTVGLWPYKNSFLTKIYRSIVVLMLCGCIVNQLSTLRNTNMTLNDIVVQLTFCFSLLLYAVRYVTSLLTFSTSKYVVENMQKDYDALKDPVELKLLMKYSITAKRMVQLYFALTCCGTAGVFITLGISTVLQSDLQLHFLHLLGFYFNEKSQRTNLTCWYVIMVEAFGLLTVTCTEGSITVFSTYLSGLLEIASYRMRNTVNSVANSDALNVIDLRPIVEIHCKVIKHSKKYANDMMITSLVMVIVVVLAFGVNLYRLFMTITLAGKYDEVLLTMYFVGAYLSFIGGNNYSGQILLDSGVNFYHETYNSLWYRIPPRMQKMVLLALMRSQVSVEFNLAGLFVPCYEGLTMMLSSSFSYFTLLCSVQ; from the exons ATGGAAGTGTTTCAAGGAaactataaattttattattctttgatgTGCACCGTTGGACTCTGGCCCTACAAGAATTCTTTTCTAACAAAGATCTATAGATCCATTGTTGTTCTGATGCTATGCGGCTGTATAGTGAATCAG ctGTCCACGCTAAGAAACACTAATATGACGCTAAACGACATAGTTGTGCAGCTGACGTTCTGTTTTTCGTTATTACTGTACGCTGTACGATACGTTACTTCTCTTTTGACATTTTCAACG TCAAAATATGTAGTGGAAAATATGCAAAAAGATTATGACGCGTTGAAAGATCCTGTTGAGCTCAAGCTGTTAATGAAATATTCGATAACAGCGAAGCGCATGGTGCAGTTATACTTCG CTCTAACGTGTTGCGGTACAGCAGGTGTATTTATAACATTAGGAATAAGTACAGTTCTGCAGTCAGATCTTCAACTTCACTTTCTGCATCTCTTGGGATTCTATTTTAATGAGAAAAGCCAGCGAACTAATTTGACTTGTTGGTACGTCATAATGGTAGAAGCGTTCGGTTTATTAACGGTAACGTGTACGGAAGGATCGATTACTGTTTTTTCCACCTATCTAAGTGGGTTGTTGGAAATCGCCAG TTACCGAATGCGCAATACAGTAAACAGCGTGGCAAATTCCGATGCGTTGAATGTAATAGACTTACGGCCAATTGTGGAAATTCACTGTAAAGTTATAAA ACACTCTAAGAAATATGCGAATGACATGATGATAACGTCTTTAGTGATGGTGATAGTAGTTGTTCTCGCGTTCGGTGTAAATTTATATCGT CTCTTCATGACTATCACTTTGGCAGGGAAATATGACGAAGTGTTGCTTACCATGTATTTCGTAGGAGCATATCTGTCGTTTATAGGCGGAAACAATTATAGTGGGCAAATATTGTTGGACAGTGGTGTTAACTTTTACCACGAAAC ATACAATTCGTTATGGTATCGTATACCACCAAGAATGCAAAAGATGGTGTTACTCGCATTGATGAGATCTCAGGTGTCAGTAGAGTTTAATCTTGCCGGTTTATTCGTACCGTGTTACGAAGGCTTGACGATG ATGTTAAGCTCGTCTTTTTCCTATTTTACTCTCCTTTGTTCGGTGCAGTAA
- the Rack1 gene encoding receptor of activated protein kinase C 1, which translates to MTETLQLRGTLRGHNGWVTQIATNPKYPDMILSSSRDKTLIVWKLTRDEANYGIPQKRLYGHSHFISDVVLSSDGNYALSGSWDKTLRLWDLAAGRTTRRFEDHTKDVLSVAFSVDNRQIVSGSRDKTIKLWNTLAECKYTIQDDGHTDWVSCVRFSPNHSNPIIVSAGWDKLVKVWNLTNCRLKINHSGHTGYLNTVTVSPDGSLCASGGKDCKAMLWDLNDGKHLHTLDHNDIITALCFSPNRYWLCAAFGPWIKIWDLETKEMVEELKPEVVSTTTKAEPPHCLSLAWSTDGQTLFAGYSDNTIRVWQVSVSSR; encoded by the exons ATGACTGAAACTCTTCAACTAAGGGGTACTCTTCGTGGACATAATGGCTGGGTTACTCAAATCGCAACAAATCCGAAATATCCGGATATGATATTGTCGTCTTCACGTG ATAAAACTTTAATCGTATGGAAATTAACACGTGATGAAGCCAATTATGGTATACCACAGAAACGTTTATACGGTCACTCTCATTTTATTAGTGACGTAGTACTATCTTCTGATGGTAATTATGCTCTGTCTGGTTCATGGGACAAAACGCTACGTCTCTGGGATTTGGCTGCAGGTCGTACTACACGAAGGTTCGAAGACCATACCAAG GATGTTTTAAGCGTTGCTTTCTCCGTGGACAATCGTCAAATTGTTTCTGGCTCGCGAGACAAGACCATTAAATTGTGGAACACTTTGGCAGAGTGTAAGTACACTATTCAGGATGATGGTCACACAGATTGGGTCAGTTGTGTACGGTTTTCCCCAAATCATTCAAATCCTATTATCGTTTCTGCTGGTTGGGATAAACTGGTCAAG GTTTGGAACTTAACAAACTGTAGGTTGAAGATTAATCACAGTGGACACACTGGATATCTTAACACAGTTACTGTTTCCCCTGATGGTTCACTTTGTGCTTCTGGTGGAAAG GATTGCAAAGCTATGTTATGGGACCTAAATGATGGAAAACATCTGCACACGTTAGACCATAATGACATTATAACAGCTCTGTGCTTCAGTCCCAATCGTTATTGGCTTTGTGCTGCATTTGGACCTTGGATAAAGATATGGGATTTAGAAACCAAAGAAATGGTTGAAGAATTAAAACCAGAGGTTGTGTCCACAACAACTAAAGCAGAACCACCTCATTGTCTCTCTTTAGCGTGGTCTACTGATGGACAAACATTATTTGCCGGATATTCTGACAATACTATACGTGTATGGCAAGTTTCCGTATCTAGCCGTTAA
- the Mrpl15 gene encoding mitochondrial ribosomal protein L15: MAGKHGKDLALSLMRTLPRLNLSNIRDNPGARKQSKRGRGQHGGDKHGAGNKGSGQRQNYMRLGYETGNNPFYLRFSYEPYYKGHHLRREYPPFSLKSLQLYIDLNKIDQSKPIDLVSLLNTGVYNLKMEHKHAGVHLTDEGADDFKAKVNIEVQWASEPVIAAIERNGGTITTAYYDTNSLFALSNVDKFFNRGEPIPRRMLPPADCLEYYSSATTRGYLANPEEISQQRLILSQKYGYVLPKIENDPQYEMLTERKDPRQLFYGLAPGWVISLKDKAILKPTAEYLKEFYSS, translated from the exons ATGGCTGGAAAACATGGAAAAGATCTGGCATTGTCATTAATGCGAACATTACCAAGATTAAATCTAAGTAATATTCGAGACAATCCCGGTGCAAGAAAACAA TCAAAGCGTGGTCGAGGACAACATGGAGGTGATAAACATGGAGCAGGTAATAAAGGTTCTGGTCAAAGACAAAATTATATGCGCCTTGGATATGAGACTGGAAATAATCCATTTTACCTTAGATTTTCTTACGAACCTTATTATAAGGGACATCA TTTGAGGAGAGAATATCCACCTTTCTCCTTAAAGAGTTTACAATTATACATTGATTTAAATAAGATAGATCAATCTAAGCCCATAGATTTAGTATCTTTGCTTAATACAGGAGTTTATAACTTAAAGATGGAACATAAACATGCAGGTGTTCATCTGACAGATGAG GGAGCTGATGACTTTAAAGCTAAAGTAAATATAGAAGTTCAATGGGCTAGTGAACCTGTAATTGCTGCCATTGAAAGAAATGGTGGTACTATAACTACAGCATATTACGATACCAATTCTTTGTTTGCATTAAGTAATGTAgataaattttttaacagaG gGGAACCAATACCTCGCAGAATGTTACCACCAGCAGACTGTTTGGAATACTATTCAAGTGCAACAACAAGAGGATATTTAGCAAATCCTGAAGAGATTTCTCAGCAACGATTGATTTTATCTCAGAAATACGGTTATGTACTACCAAAAATCGAAAACGACCCACAATATGAAATGCTTACAGAGCGCAAAGATCCAAGACAGTTATTCTATGGTCTTGCACCTGGTTGGGTTATCAGTCTTAAGGACAAAGCAATTCTTAAGCCCACAGCTGAATATCTTAAAGAATTCTATTCTAGTTGA
- the Def1 gene encoding defensin 1, with protein MAKFYILAAFLFVAAAAVVAIPVDEEYEPLELAEVAEERAVRQRRVTCDLLSIKGIAEHSACAANCLSMGKAGGRCENGVCLCRKTDFKDLWDKRFG; from the exons ATGGCAAAATTCTACATCCTTGCCGCTTTTCTGTTTGTGGCTGCTGCCGCTGTTGTCGCCATCCCCGTCG ACGAAGAATACGAACCTCTCGAACTCGCCGAAGTTGCGGAAGAGCGTGCCGTTAGGCAAAGAAGAGTGACCTGCGACCTTCTCTCGATCAAAGGAATCGCCGAGCACAGTGCCTGCGCTGCCAATTGTCTCAGCATGGGCAAAGCTGGCGGTCGCTGCGAGAATGGTGTCTGTCTCTGCCGCAA GACTGACTTCAAAGATCTGTGGGACAAGCGATTCGGTTGA
- the LOC143355436 gene encoding uncharacterized protein LOC143355436 isoform X2, translated as MTASVPSEDHIRHCILFHFHAGFNGTVTTKNICDVYGDVLKVNKCQHWFRRIAAVEADPKLSIQELSRSLGSTWSTIQRHLHEMGKAYRFQNN; from the exons atgacggcgtccgtaccttccgaggatcatattcgtcattgcatactttttcattttcatgcgggatttaatggaacggtaacaacaaagaacatttgcgatgtttatggagacgtattgaaggtcaacaagtgtcaacattGGTTCAGAAGgattgctgctg tggaagctgatccgaaattaagtatacaagaattatcgagaagcctggGGTctacatggtcaactatacaaaggcacctacacgaaatgggaaaggcatatag atttcaaaataattga
- the LOC143355436 gene encoding histone-lysine N-methyltransferase SETMAR-like isoform X1 gives MTASVPSEDHIRHCILFHFHAGFNGTVTTKNICDVYGDVLKVNKCQHWFRRIAAGDYDLSDRPRSGRPVEFDNDTLKSLVEADPKLSIQELSRSLGSTWSTIQRHLHEMGKAYRFQNN, from the exons atgacggcgtccgtaccttccgaggatcatattcgtcattgcatactttttcattttcatgcgggatttaatggaacggtaacaacaaagaacatttgcgatgtttatggagacgtattgaaggtcaacaagtgtcaacattGGTTCAGAAGgattgctgctggtgattatgatctctctgacaggcctcgaagtggacgaccagttgaatttgataatgacaccctaaaatctctagtggaagctgatccgaaattaagtatacaagaattatcgagaagcctggGGTctacatggtcaactatacaaaggcacctacacgaaatgggaaaggcatatag atttcaaaataattga
- the LOC143355433 gene encoding NFU1 iron-sulfur cluster scaffold homolog, mitochondrial, with translation MDKICMNTLKISRRLARKSLVSFQHQKILGNSELCMHTCSNSHILQPCLLSVTKRFHVNNMQTRKMFIQTQDTPNPNSLKFLPGVKVLEQGQTKDFPNATDAYGSPLAKMLFRVEGVKSVFFGPDFITITKVDEDVEWKLLKPEVFAVIMDFFASGLPVLTEDQPAADTQITDDDDEIVQMIKELLDTRIRPTVQEDGGDIVFVGFEEGIVKLKMQGSCTSCPSSVVTLRNGVQNMMQFYIPEVLGVIQVEDETDQIAKKEFEKFEEKIKSSEQKQEK, from the exons atggatAAAATTTGTATGAATACCTTAAAAATAAGTCGGCGTTTAGCCCGCAAATCTCTAGTATCGTTTCAACACCAAAA AATCTTAGGAAATTCTGAGCTATGCATGCATACTTGTAGCAATTCTCATATTTTACAACCATGCCTTTTATCAGTTACAAAACGATTTCATGTCAATAACATGCAAACACGTAAAATGTTTATTCAAACACAAGATACTCCAAATCCTAATAGTTTAAAATTTTTACCTGGAGTTAAAGTGCTCGAACAAGGTCAAACTAAAGACTTTCCTAATGCCACTGATGCATATGGTTCACCACTGGCAAAAATGTTATTTCGTGTGGAAGGTGTAAAATCTGTTTTCTTTGGCCCTGattttattacaattacaaaagtAGATGAGGATGTCGAATGGAAGTTATTAAAGCCAGAAGTATTTGCTGTTATTATGGATTTCTTTGCTTCTGGTTTGCCTGTGTTAACTGAAGATCAACCTGCAGCAGATACTC aaattacCGATGACGATGATGAAATAGTGCAAATGATAAAGGAATTGTTAGATACTCGAATACGACCAACAGTTCAAGAAGACGGTGGTGATATTGTATTCGTG GGGTTTGAAGAAGGAATAGTAAAATTGAAGATGCAAGGTTCTTGTACAAGCTGTCCAAGTTCCGTGGTCACTCTAAGAAACGGAGTTCAAAATATGATGCAATTCTATATTCCAGAAGTTCTTGGGGTAATTCAGGTAGAAGATGAAACCGATCAAATTGCgaaaaaagaatttgaaaaattcgaagaaaaaattaaatcatCTGAACAGAAAcaagaaaaatag